A section of the Vitis riparia cultivar Riparia Gloire de Montpellier isolate 1030 unplaced genomic scaffold, EGFV_Vit.rip_1.0 scaffold437_pilon_pilon, whole genome shotgun sequence genome encodes:
- the LOC117909848 gene encoding ATP synthase delta chain, chloroplastic, with the protein MAAMQHSPVTFQSRSLPSAAKSLSNKPLNLSFSGNFPSFRLTNKVAGKSRSGASSARMSATAAGSYATALADVAKSNGTLDTTAEDVEKIEKVLSDEQVLGFFCNPTIDIEKKRNVLDEIAKTSGIQPHTMNFLNILVDMKRIDLIKEIAKEFELVYNRLTDTELAVVSSVVKLESEHLAQIAKQVQKLTGAKNVRIKTAIDPSLVAGFTIRYGSGGSKLIDMSVKKQLEEIAAELELGNIQLV; encoded by the coding sequence ATGGCCGCTATGCAACACTCTCCGGTCACGTTCCAGTCCAGATCTCTACCATCGGCGGCCAAAAGCCTATCGAACAAGCCGCTGAACCTCTCATTCTCTGGCAACTTCCCCTCCTTCAGGCTGACCAACAAAGTTGCTGGGAAATCTCGATCCGGCGCCTCCTCCGCTAGAATGTCCGCCACCGCTGCCGGAAGCTACGCAACCGCCCTCGCCGACGTCGCGAAGTCCAACGGAACCCTAGACACCACCGCGGAAGACgttgagaaaattgaaaaagtcTTGTCCGATGAACAGGTACTGGGTTTCTTCTGCAACCCTACGATTGATATCGAGAAGAAACGCAACGTTTTGGACGAGATAGCGAAGACATCGGGCATCCAACCACACACCATGAACTTCCTGAACATCCTGGTGGACATGAAGCGAATCGATTTGATAAAAGAGATAGCGAAGGAGTTCGAATTGGTGTACAACCGGCTGACGGATACGGAGTTGGCAGTGGTGAGCTCGGTGGTGAAACTGGAGTCGGAGCACTTGGCGCAGATAGCGAAGCAAGTGCAGAAGCTGACTGGCGCCAAGAATGTGAGAATCAAGACGGCGATCGATCCGAGCTTGGTGGCTGGCTTCACAATCAGGTATGGAAGTGGCGGTTCCAAATTGATTGATATGAGCGTGAAGAAACAGCTTGAGGAAATTGCTGCTGAGCTGGAGTTGGGGAATATTCAACTGGTTTGA
- the LOC117909854 gene encoding IST1 homolog translates to MSMLDSFFNKGFKGSKCKTLLKLTIPRIKLLRNRREIQIKQMRRDIAKLLETGQEATARIRVEHIIREENMMAAQEIIELYCELISVRLPIIETQRECPLDLKEAISSLCFAAPRCADLPELLQVQMLMASKYGKEFVAAATELMPDCGVCRQLIELLSVRAPSPDVKLKLLKEIAEEHGLDWDPAASETEFFKPHEDLLNGPTQFVSGSKLPLPKEKHDESLHSASEQTPKEEDSDSDAGFFDPLDFPEVPKATSQPRVDAVSPPAMFPPSPSAPHPQVNYEALRHSEVNENLLRQPHPQPQEAAEERTVADRNESPDVSVKAMEDKQFVPSFLARYWLLHHFQQGKIIHLHLPSLSRTKTEADIDLQDVLAAAQEAAESAERAAAAARSAASLAQVRIAEIMKRNDQVLDSSCENPFHIDTSDQSPTTEKPHVDHHNSLGDSDGVSNPLDAHQDPENYQASEALNLLHMTETRWGLIPHHPMIM, encoded by the exons ATGTCGATGCTCGATTCCTTCTTCAACAAGGGCTTCAAAGGTTCGAAATg TAAAACCCTATTGAAACTTACAATCCCTCGCATAAAGTTGTTAAGGAACAGGAGAGAGATTCAGATAAAGCAAATGCGCCGAGACATTGCTAAGCTTCTTGAGACTGGTCAAGAAGCTACTGCTCGAATCCGG gtggAGCATATAATAAGAGAAGAGAATATGATGGCTGCTCAAGAGATCATTGAGCTGTACTGTGAGCTTATTTCTGTTcgcctcccaatcattgaaacaCAAAg GGAATGTCCCTTAGACCTGAAGGAAGCAATATCGAGTTTGTGTTTTGCTGCACCGAGATGTGCAGATCTACCAGAGCTGCTGCAGGTTCAAATGCTAATGGCCTCCAAATATGGGAAGGAATTTGTAGCGGCTGCAACTGAGCTCATGCCAGATTGTGGTGTTTGTCGCCAG TTGATTGAACTGCTTTCTGTCCGTGCTCCTTCTCCTGATGTGAAACTGAAGCTACTCAAGGAAATTGCTGAAGAGCATGGGCTAGATTGGGATCCAGCTGCCTCTGAAACTGAGTTTTTCAAGCCACATGAAGACTTGCTG AATGGCCCAACACAGTTTGTCAGTGGATCTAAATTGCCTCTTCCCAAGGAGAAACATGATGAATCATTGCACTCTGCCAGTGAACAAACACCCAAGGAAGAGGATTCTGATTCTGATGCTGGCTTCTTCGACCCATTAGATTTTCCTGAAGTTCCCAAGGCAACATCACAGCCAAGAGTGGATGCCGTCTCCCCCCCTGCCATGTTCCCACCTTCTCCATCTGCTCCTCACCCTCAAGTTAATTATGAAGCACTAAGACATTCTGAAGTTAATGAAAACCTATTACGTCAACCACATCCACAACCTCAGGAAGCAGCGGAAGAAAGAACAGTGGCTGACCGAAATGAATCGCCTGATGTTTCAGTCAAAGCTATGGAAGATAAACAGTTTGTGCCATCATTTCTCGCCCGATATTGGCTTCTGCATCATTTTCAGCAAGGCAAAATAATCCACCTCCACCTCCCCAGTCTCTCAAGAACCAAAACTGAGGCCGATATTGATTTGCAGGATGTATTGGCTGCTGCTCAGGAGGCTGCAGAAAGTGCTGAACGGGCTGCTGCAGCAGCCCGCTCAGCAGCTAGCCTTGCACAGGTCAGAATTGCTGAAATCATGAAGAGAAATGATCAGGTCCTTGATAGTAGCTGTGAGAATCCATTCCATATTGATACATCTGATCAATCACCTACAACAGAAAAGCCACATGTCGATCATCACAACTCTCTGGGTGATTCTGATGGTGTTTCAAATCCCTTGGATGCTCATCAAGACCCTGAGAATTACCAGGCATCAGAGGCATTGAATCTCCTTCATATGACAGAGACAAGGTGGGGATTGATTCCTCACCATCCGATGATCATGTGA
- the LOC117909853 gene encoding elicitor peptide 6-like, whose amino-acid sequence MEEPSTGEMTQRPTTVYYSHNPCYYLQEAIRAILKCLGLESSTSRDSSSSSSEQKDDDDTEASPQQSGSSTQQGAHSSSADSPSTTQQDNNTFEDAESARELRRGPTRPPISSESRPGGGSQIN is encoded by the exons ATGGAGGAGCCATCAACCGGGGAGATGACACAGAGACCAACAACTGTTTACTACTCTCACAATCCATGCTATTATCTTCAAGAAGCTATAAGGGCTATTCTCAAGTGTTTGGGCCTGGAATCTTCTACTTCTAGGGACTCTTCGTCAAGCAGTTCAGAACAAAAGGATGATGACGACACTGAAGCAAGTCCCCAACAATCTGGTTCTTCTACACAACAAGGAGCACACTCATCATCAGCTGACTCTCCTTCAACTACACAACAAGATAACAACACCTTC GAGGATGCTGAAAGTGCGCGTGAATTGAGGAGAGGGCCTACAAGGCCACCAATAAGTTCTGAAAGCAGGCCTGGAGGTGGTTCTCAGATTAACTGA